The proteins below come from a single Triticum aestivum cultivar Chinese Spring chromosome 5D, IWGSC CS RefSeq v2.1, whole genome shotgun sequence genomic window:
- the LOC123123092 gene encoding renalase: MQRLTFVHRETPTAVPHSVRFPNPDRQGRAAGKNPTMSAAAANVAVIGAGMTGAVCASLLAARGVAVTLFDSGRGPGGRMAQRREVMDDGTELRFDHGAPYFTVSNDEVVRVVGGWEARGLVAEWKAMFACFDRETGKFRDFDKEGTMKKYVGVPGMNSICKSLCQEDGVVSKFGVTIGKMDWLQDRSSWSLASLDGKDLGSFDFVVATDKNIASQKVSGLTGKPPPLDLSVFPHLSAMIQDIPVRPCFALMLAFSEPLAMVPVQGFSFYNSDSLSWAFCDSSKPGRHVPPNSQSWVLRSTTEYASKVIDSMGPRKPSADALAKVAEELFREFQATGLNIPQPIFMKAHRWGGAFPAISIGGDDKCVWEKNMKLAICGDFCASPSVEGAVLSGMSGASKILGCLNLPSGL; the protein is encoded by the exons ATGCAACGGCTAACCTTCGTCCACCGCGAAACGCCCACCGCCGTGCCGCACTCCGTCAGATTCCCCAACCCCGATCGACAAGGACGCGCCGCCGGGAAGAATCCGACCATGAGCGCCGCCGCGGCCAACGTCGCCGTCATCGGAGCCGGAA TGACGGGCGCCGTGTGCGCCTCGCTCCTGGCCGCGCGCGGGGTGGCGGTGACGCTCTTCGACTCCGGCCGCGGCCCCGGCGGCCGCATGGCGCAGCGGAG AGAGGTGATGGACGACGGCACGGAGCTGCGGTTCGACCACGGCGCGCCCTACTTCACCGTCAGCAACGACGAGGTCGTCCGGGTCGTGGGCGGATGGGAGGCGCGGGGCCTCGTCGCCGAGTGGAAGGCCATGTTCGCCTGCTTCGATCGGGAGACCGGCAAATTCAGAGACTTCGATAAG GAGGGAACCATGAAGAAGTATGTTGGAGTTCCTGGCATGAACTCAATATGCAAATCTCTGTGTCAAGAGGATG GTGTGGTGTCCAAATTTGGTGTCACTATTGGAAAGATGGATTGGCTTCAAGATAGGAGCTCATGGTCGTTGGCTAGCTTGGATGGCAAAGATCTTGGCAGTTTTGATTTTGTTGTAGCAACAGATAAGAACATAGCATCACAAAAAGTTTCTGGGTTGACTGGAAAGCCACCACCTCTTG ATTTGTCAGTATTTCCACATTTGTCAGCCATGATTCAAGATATCCCAGTTCGCCCCTGTTTTGCTCTGATGTTAGCGTTCTCAGAGCCTCTTGCTATG GTACCTGTCCAAGGGTTCTCTTTCTACAATTCCGATTCTCTAAGCTGGGCCTTTTGCGATAGTAGTAAGCCAGGACGTCATGTACCTCCTAATAG TCAATCGTGGGTGTTGCGTTCAACCACCGAGTATGCTTCTAAGGTAATAGACAGTATGGGTCCCCGGAAACCTTCAGCAGATGCCCTTGCTAAGGTTGCAGAGGAATTGTTCAGAGAATTTCAGGCTACAGGACTGAACATTCCACAGCCAATCTTTATGAAAGCTCATAGATG GGGTGGTGCTTTCCCAGCAATTTCTATCGGCGGTGATGATAAGTGTGTCTGGGAGAAGAACATGAAATTGGCTATCTGTGGAGATTTCTGCGCTAGTCCAAGTGTCGAAGGGGCTGTCCTTAGTGGCATGAGTGGAGCTTCCAAAATCCTTGGATGTTTAAACTTACCATCAGGGTTGTGA